The proteins below come from a single Pandoraea apista genomic window:
- a CDS encoding ArsR/SmtB family transcription factor: MLDHDNALDLTFQALADVSRRAMLARLAQGPASVSALAQPLAMSLQAVMQHLAVLESAGLVRTEKAGRVRTCRIEPQALSLAERWINQRRHEWEGHLDRLGEYLASLPPEGAFHEDSK; encoded by the coding sequence ATGCTTGACCATGACAACGCCCTCGATCTGACCTTCCAGGCACTGGCCGATGTGTCGCGCCGCGCAATGCTCGCGCGGCTGGCGCAGGGGCCGGCGTCGGTCAGTGCGCTGGCACAGCCGCTGGCGATGTCGTTGCAGGCGGTCATGCAGCACCTGGCCGTGCTTGAGAGTGCGGGGCTGGTGCGAACGGAGAAGGCCGGCCGTGTGCGAACGTGCCGGATCGAACCCCAGGCGCTGAGTCTTGCCGAGCGGTGGATTAACCAGCGCCGTCACGAGTGGGAAGGTCATCTCGACCGATTGGGCGAGTATCTGGCCAGCCTGCCCCCCGAAGGAGCGTTTCATGAGGACAGCAAGTGA
- a CDS encoding bestrophin family protein, with the protein MIVRPNLHWLRMLFVVRGSILPKIAPQLIFTTIISIVVTLAHGRVFEWKIPLTFIPFSLIGITLAIFLGFRNTTSYARYWEARMLWGSVLNETRALARQSMTLVSDTSDSPRFVAYLIAFVHGMRHQLRGTDPRADFERLLGKEDLACLARKQFKPITILLMAGEWLRERRMQGQIEAPLAQVMEMHLDRLGEAIGGCERIATTPIPFTYGVILHRVTYLYSLLLPFGLVDSIGPMTPVIVAFISYTFFALEAVSAEIEEPFGLEPNDLALDAMSETIEQSLREIIHRQHTARVRARDHHIIT; encoded by the coding sequence ATGATCGTCCGCCCCAATCTGCACTGGCTGCGCATGCTTTTCGTCGTGCGCGGTTCGATCTTGCCCAAGATCGCCCCGCAGCTCATCTTCACTACGATCATTTCGATAGTTGTCACGCTTGCCCACGGGCGCGTCTTCGAATGGAAGATTCCGCTCACGTTCATTCCGTTCTCGCTGATCGGGATTACGCTTGCGATCTTTCTCGGTTTTCGTAACACCACCAGCTACGCCCGCTACTGGGAAGCGCGCATGCTCTGGGGCAGCGTGCTCAACGAGACGCGCGCACTGGCGCGTCAGTCGATGACGCTGGTATCGGACACCTCGGATTCGCCGCGCTTCGTCGCGTATCTCATCGCTTTCGTGCACGGTATGCGCCATCAGTTGCGTGGCACCGATCCCCGCGCCGACTTCGAACGGCTGCTCGGCAAGGAAGACCTGGCATGCCTCGCGCGCAAGCAGTTCAAGCCGATCACGATTCTGCTCATGGCGGGCGAGTGGCTGCGCGAGCGCCGGATGCAAGGGCAGATCGAGGCGCCGCTCGCGCAGGTCATGGAAATGCATCTGGACCGCCTCGGCGAGGCGATCGGCGGCTGCGAGCGGATCGCGACCACGCCGATCCCGTTCACCTACGGCGTGATCCTCCACCGCGTAACGTACCTCTACAGCCTGTTGCTGCCATTCGGGCTGGTCGACTCCATCGGCCCGATGACCCCGGTGATCGTGGCCTTCATCTCGTACACCTTCTTCGCGCTCGAAGCGGTTAGTGCCGAGATCGAGGAACCGTTCGGGCTGGAGCCGAACGACCTCGCACTCGACGCCATGTCCGAGACTATCGAGCAATCGTTGCGCGAGATCATTCACCGCCAGCACACCGCCCGGGTGCGCGCGCGCGACCATCACATCATTACTTGA
- the mmsB gene encoding 3-hydroxyisobutyrate dehydrogenase: MATETQQGALRVAFIGLGNMGGPMAAKLVKAGHAVRGFDLSGAAVERLAGAGGRAATSIADAVRDAQVVITMLPAGEHVLAAYDGPDGVLANAAPDAVLIDSSTVPPEIPRQLAKLARPGTLLLDAPVSGGTAGAAAGTLTFMVGGDAALVERMRPLLGNMGRAIHHGGPLGAGQTLKLCNNMLLGILMAGTSEALRLGIANGLDPKVLSAVMQQSSGRNWTLEVYNPCPGVMENAASSRGYTGGFATDLMAKDLRLAHGAAEASNVATPLGDLARRIFEVHRANGHGALDFSSIFQDPVTLVQALDVK, translated from the coding sequence ATGGCTACGGAAACTCAACAAGGCGCCTTGCGTGTCGCGTTCATCGGCCTCGGCAACATGGGCGGGCCGATGGCGGCCAAACTGGTCAAAGCGGGGCATGCGGTGCGCGGCTTCGATTTGTCCGGTGCTGCCGTGGAGCGGCTTGCGGGCGCCGGTGGTCGTGCGGCAACGTCGATTGCCGACGCCGTGCGCGACGCACAGGTGGTCATCACGATGCTGCCGGCCGGCGAGCATGTGCTGGCGGCGTATGACGGCCCGGACGGTGTGCTGGCGAATGCTGCGCCAGACGCCGTGCTGATCGACAGCAGCACGGTGCCGCCGGAAATCCCCCGGCAGTTGGCGAAGCTCGCGCGCCCGGGCACGTTGCTGCTCGACGCACCGGTCTCGGGCGGTACGGCGGGCGCGGCGGCGGGCACCCTCACCTTCATGGTGGGAGGCGATGCGGCGCTTGTGGAGCGCATGCGCCCGTTGCTCGGCAATATGGGGCGTGCGATCCATCACGGTGGCCCGCTTGGCGCCGGGCAGACCCTCAAGTTGTGCAACAACATGCTGCTGGGCATTCTGATGGCCGGCACGAGCGAAGCGCTGCGTCTGGGCATCGCCAACGGGCTCGATCCGAAGGTGCTCTCGGCGGTCATGCAGCAAAGCTCGGGCCGCAACTGGACGCTGGAGGTTTATAACCCGTGTCCGGGCGTGATGGAGAATGCGGCGTCGTCGCGCGGGTACACGGGGGGCTTTGCCACCGATCTGATGGCGAAGGACTTGCGGCTGGCTCACGGGGCGGCCGAAGCCAGCAACGTAGCTACGCCATTAGGCGATCTCGCGCGGCGCATCTTCGAGGTGCATCGCGCGAATGGCCACGGGGCGCTCGATTTTTCGAGCATTTTTCAGGACCCCGTTACGCTGGTGCAGGCGCTGGACGTGAAGTAA
- a CDS encoding SRPBCC family protein — protein sequence MRTASEARVEAQPKPLTVGRTYATTRETVFRAWTTTEAVKRWFCPTGYTVPEAEIDARVGGAFDLKMQSPEGEAHWIRGRFMEIDAPRRLVIDMEVTDAKGLALFGALTTALFTDVAQGTRLDVEQRYTVHDPAYAWMPEGAGAGWAQTLDKLGREVMHEADAPTQRSVVHATFRIERQYPASPARVFRALTEREAKDRWFATSEGLTVLERSMDARPGGRESVSGRWPNGMVSTFDAVYFDVVPDTRVVYSYEMHLDTRKISVSLATIDLRAKDGGTHLVMTEQGAFLDGYDDAGSRERGTQFLLDALGASLTD from the coding sequence ATGAGGACAGCAAGTGAAGCAAGGGTTGAGGCACAGCCGAAGCCGCTAACGGTCGGCCGGACATACGCCACCACGCGGGAAACGGTATTTCGTGCCTGGACAACGACCGAGGCGGTGAAGCGCTGGTTTTGCCCGACCGGCTACACCGTTCCCGAAGCGGAGATCGACGCCCGCGTAGGCGGCGCTTTCGATTTGAAAATGCAATCGCCGGAAGGCGAAGCGCACTGGATTCGCGGACGCTTCATGGAGATCGACGCCCCCCGGCGTCTCGTGATCGACATGGAAGTGACCGACGCCAAGGGGCTGGCGCTGTTCGGCGCGCTCACGACGGCGTTGTTCACGGATGTGGCGCAGGGCACGCGCCTCGATGTCGAGCAACGTTATACCGTGCATGATCCTGCCTATGCCTGGATGCCCGAAGGGGCCGGCGCCGGTTGGGCTCAGACCTTGGACAAGCTCGGACGCGAGGTCATGCACGAGGCCGACGCGCCAACGCAGCGCAGCGTGGTGCATGCGACCTTCCGGATCGAGCGGCAGTACCCTGCCTCACCCGCGCGGGTCTTTCGTGCGCTGACCGAGCGAGAAGCCAAGGATCGCTGGTTCGCCACCAGTGAAGGCCTCACGGTGCTGGAGCGGTCGATGGACGCGCGACCGGGCGGTCGCGAAAGCGTGAGCGGGCGCTGGCCGAACGGCATGGTGTCTACCTTCGACGCAGTGTATTTCGATGTGGTGCCCGATACGCGGGTTGTCTATTCCTACGAAATGCATCTCGATACCCGCAAGATCTCGGTATCGCTCGCGACCATCGATTTGCGAGCAAAAGACGGCGGCACCCATCTTGTCATGACCGAGCAGGGGGCCTTTCTCGACGGTTACGACGATGCCGGTTCGCGCGAGCGCGGCACGCAGTTTCTGCTGGACGCCCTCGGTGCGTCGCTCACAGATTAA
- a CDS encoding TIGR00366 family protein: protein MVKSISRFFTQVVHRFLPDPLIFAIFLTIITFALALGFTPKTPGDLVLLWGSGFWNLLAFSMQMAMILVTGHALASSAPMKRAMAALAGSARSPAQATMMVALLAGVACAINWGFGLVLGAMFAREVARQVKGTDYRLLVACAYMGFLTWHGGLSGSVPLVAATHGNPMEKVVGLIPVSQTLFTGYNAFITIGLIVMLPLLARAMMPRPSEVVTVDPKLLVDEPTHERVLGPDATLAEKLEESRLLSLLVFALIAGYLILRTITKGFSLDIDTVNIAFLGIGILLHRTPMAYARAVANAARGASGIMIQFPFYAGIQATMDHSGLAGVITNWFIEIANVHTFPLLAFLSSAVINFAVPSGGGHWVVQGPFVMPAAQALGADMGKAAMAIAYGEAWTNMAQPFWALPALAIAGLGVRDIMGYCVTALLFSGVIFIAGMYLF from the coding sequence GTGGTCAAGAGTATTTCCCGTTTTTTCACGCAGGTAGTGCATCGCTTTTTGCCCGACCCGCTCATCTTCGCCATTTTCCTCACCATCATTACCTTCGCACTGGCCTTGGGTTTCACGCCCAAGACGCCGGGTGATCTCGTGCTGTTGTGGGGCTCGGGATTCTGGAATCTGCTCGCATTTTCAATGCAGATGGCAATGATTCTGGTAACGGGCCACGCCCTTGCCAGCTCTGCACCGATGAAGCGCGCCATGGCGGCACTGGCCGGTTCGGCCCGCTCCCCGGCACAGGCCACGATGATGGTTGCGCTGCTCGCCGGCGTGGCATGTGCGATCAACTGGGGCTTCGGTCTTGTGCTCGGGGCCATGTTCGCGCGCGAAGTCGCGCGTCAGGTGAAGGGCACCGATTATCGTCTGCTCGTCGCGTGCGCCTACATGGGGTTTCTGACGTGGCATGGCGGATTGTCCGGGTCGGTGCCGCTCGTGGCGGCAACGCATGGTAATCCGATGGAAAAGGTCGTCGGCCTGATTCCCGTCTCGCAAACGCTCTTTACCGGTTACAACGCTTTCATCACGATCGGCCTGATCGTCATGCTGCCGTTGCTCGCCCGCGCGATGATGCCGCGCCCGAGCGAAGTGGTTACGGTCGATCCGAAGCTGCTGGTCGACGAACCCACCCATGAGCGCGTGCTCGGCCCCGACGCCACGCTCGCCGAGAAGCTTGAAGAAAGCCGCCTGCTCTCGCTGCTGGTGTTCGCGCTGATTGCCGGATATCTCATACTGCGCACCATCACCAAGGGCTTTTCGCTCGATATCGACACCGTGAACATTGCGTTTCTCGGCATCGGCATTCTGCTGCACCGCACGCCAATGGCCTATGCACGCGCCGTGGCGAATGCGGCACGCGGCGCATCCGGCATCATGATCCAGTTCCCCTTCTATGCCGGCATTCAGGCAACGATGGATCACTCGGGTCTCGCGGGCGTCATCACGAACTGGTTCATTGAAATCGCCAACGTGCACACATTCCCGCTGCTTGCCTTCCTCAGTTCTGCCGTCATCAACTTCGCCGTGCCGTCGGGCGGCGGCCACTGGGTCGTGCAAGGTCCGTTCGTCATGCCCGCTGCGCAAGCCCTGGGGGCAGATATGGGCAAAGCCGCCATGGCGATTGCCTACGGCGAAGCGTGGACAAACATGGCGCAGCCGTTCTGGGCGCTGCCCGCACTCGCCATTGCCGGTCTGGGCGTGCGCGACATCATGGGCTATTGCGTGACGGCGCTGCTGTTCTCGGGTGTGATTTTCATTGCCGGAATGTATCTTTTCTGA
- a CDS encoding DUF4148 domain-containing protein: MNRKNIAIALIAAVASLGAVASNAAENGNNYPEVASQGQPLTRADVLADLAQARAQGVIPHGDADYPVYVASGPAKSRTEVKAELAQARAEGLMAQNDVDYPIVASQGATASRADVKQELARARAAGELNVSQGS; the protein is encoded by the coding sequence ATGAACCGCAAGAACATCGCAATCGCCCTTATCGCCGCCGTGGCTTCGCTCGGTGCCGTTGCCAGCAACGCTGCAGAAAATGGCAACAACTATCCTGAAGTCGCCTCGCAAGGTCAGCCGCTCACGCGTGCCGACGTGCTGGCCGATCTGGCACAGGCCCGCGCTCAGGGCGTGATCCCGCACGGCGACGCCGACTATCCGGTGTATGTCGCCTCGGGCCCGGCCAAGAGCCGTACCGAAGTGAAGGCCGAACTGGCTCAGGCGCGCGCCGAAGGCCTGATGGCGCAAAACGACGTCGACTACCCGATCGTCGCCTCGCAAGGCGCGACCGCGTCGCGCGCCGACGTGAAGCAGGAACTGGCCCGCGCCCGTGCCGCTGGCGAGCTGAACGTCAGCCAAGGCAGCTAA
- a CDS encoding CoA-acylating methylmalonate-semialdehyde dehydrogenase, with protein sequence MSLPTIPLLIDGKRVESKSSQWRDVVNPATQEVVARVPFATTEELDAAVASSKAAYKSWRNTSQANRMRVMLRFQQLLRDHTGELAELITREHGKTLPDAEGEVGRGLEVVEHACSIASLQLGEYAQNAAGGVDVYTLIEPLGVCAGITAFNFPVMLPCFMFPLAVATGNTFVLKPSEQDPSASLRLAELALEAGLPPGVLNVVHGGPDIANAICDHPDIKAVSFIGSTHVGTHIYRRASDAGKRCQAMMGAKNHCVILPDADREQAINHLLGAAFGAAGQRCMATSVAVLVGEAREWVPELVERARALKVGPGTDRKADLGPVVSKQARARIEKLIGAGVEEGAKLLLDGRGHAVKEAPEGNFVGPTIFDGVTADMSIYRDEIFGPVLCMTGVDTLDEAIAFVNANPNGNGVALFTQDGGAARQFQNEIDVGQVGINLPIPVPVAWFSFTGSRGSKLGDLGPNGKQAILFWTQTKTVTARWQARGTGPSGVNTTITLK encoded by the coding sequence ATGTCCCTACCTACCATTCCGCTGCTCATCGACGGCAAGCGTGTCGAGTCGAAGTCCTCGCAGTGGCGCGACGTTGTGAACCCGGCCACGCAGGAAGTCGTTGCCCGCGTGCCCTTCGCAACGACCGAGGAACTCGACGCGGCCGTGGCGTCGTCCAAGGCGGCTTACAAGAGCTGGCGCAATACCTCGCAAGCGAACCGCATGCGAGTGATGCTGCGCTTCCAGCAACTGCTGCGCGATCACACGGGCGAACTCGCCGAACTGATTACGCGTGAGCACGGCAAGACGCTGCCCGACGCCGAAGGCGAAGTCGGACGCGGTCTGGAGGTCGTTGAGCACGCCTGCTCGATCGCGTCGCTGCAATTGGGCGAGTACGCACAGAATGCCGCCGGTGGCGTCGACGTCTACACGCTGATCGAACCGCTGGGCGTTTGCGCAGGCATCACGGCCTTCAACTTCCCGGTGATGCTGCCGTGCTTCATGTTCCCGCTGGCCGTGGCAACGGGCAACACGTTCGTGCTCAAGCCGTCGGAGCAAGATCCGAGTGCCTCGCTGCGTCTGGCCGAACTGGCGCTCGAGGCCGGATTGCCGCCGGGGGTGCTCAACGTGGTGCACGGCGGCCCGGATATTGCCAATGCCATTTGCGATCATCCGGACATCAAGGCCGTGTCGTTCATTGGCTCCACCCATGTCGGCACGCACATTTATCGTCGCGCGTCGGACGCGGGCAAGCGTTGCCAGGCGATGATGGGCGCGAAGAACCATTGCGTGATTCTGCCGGACGCAGACCGTGAGCAGGCTATCAACCATTTGCTGGGCGCGGCGTTCGGTGCGGCGGGACAGCGTTGCATGGCAACGTCCGTGGCCGTGCTCGTGGGCGAGGCGCGCGAGTGGGTGCCCGAGTTGGTCGAGCGTGCGCGTGCGCTCAAGGTCGGTCCGGGCACTGATCGCAAGGCGGATCTCGGCCCGGTGGTGTCGAAGCAGGCGCGTGCCCGCATCGAGAAACTGATCGGCGCCGGCGTGGAAGAGGGCGCGAAACTGCTGCTCGACGGTCGCGGTCACGCGGTCAAGGAGGCGCCGGAAGGCAACTTCGTCGGCCCGACGATTTTCGATGGCGTGACGGCCGATATGTCGATCTATCGCGACGAGATTTTCGGCCCCGTGCTGTGCATGACCGGGGTTGATACGCTCGACGAAGCGATTGCCTTCGTCAACGCGAACCCGAACGGCAACGGCGTGGCGCTTTTCACGCAGGACGGCGGGGCGGCGCGACAGTTCCAGAACGAGATCGATGTCGGTCAGGTCGGGATCAACCTGCCGATTCCGGTGCCGGTAGCGTGGTTCAGTTTCACCGGTTCGCGTGGCTCGAAGCTTGGCGATCTGGGACCGAACGGCAAGCAGGCGATTCTGTTCTGGACGCAGACCAAGACCGTGACGGCGCGCTGGCAAGCGCGGGGTACCGGCCCGTCGGGCGTGAACACCACGATCACGCTGAAGTAA
- a CDS encoding ABC transporter substrate-binding protein, whose translation MKIKPWLLALGLGAGLGLTSVSGMAELPNRPVKVGVLTDMSGTYSAMGGAGSVVAAQMAIDDCLAAECKGMKIDLVSADNQNKADVAANKAREWFDRDNVDAIADLTNSAAALAVQKLAMDKQRVVLFSGPATTRLTNEDCSPTGFHWMFDTYSQSAATARAVVGDGGKSWYFITVDYAFGHSLEKDAADIVKALGGTVVGQSRHPLNASDYASFLLQAQSSKAQVVALANGGQDTVNVLKQAREFGIVQRGQKLAALLVFLSDVHALGLNTAQGLMFTDGFYWDFDDASRTWSARFQKKYKDLKPTMVQAGVYSSVLHYLRAVAASKSVDAKVVAQKMREMPIRDPIMHNASIRPDGRVIHDMYLFRVKSPAESKGPWDYYTKVATVPATEAFQPLSKSTCSLVKTSTAAK comes from the coding sequence ATGAAGATCAAGCCGTGGCTGCTCGCGCTGGGACTCGGCGCGGGCTTGGGGTTGACGTCGGTATCGGGTATGGCGGAGTTGCCGAACCGTCCGGTGAAGGTGGGCGTGCTGACCGATATGTCCGGCACGTATTCCGCGATGGGCGGGGCAGGGTCGGTCGTGGCGGCGCAAATGGCCATCGACGATTGTCTGGCGGCCGAATGCAAGGGCATGAAGATCGATCTGGTCTCGGCCGACAATCAGAACAAGGCCGACGTTGCCGCCAACAAGGCGCGCGAATGGTTCGATCGTGACAACGTCGACGCGATTGCCGACCTGACGAACTCTGCTGCCGCACTGGCCGTGCAGAAGCTCGCGATGGACAAGCAGCGGGTTGTGCTGTTCTCGGGCCCGGCGACCACACGGCTGACGAATGAAGATTGCTCGCCCACGGGCTTTCACTGGATGTTCGACACGTATTCCCAGTCGGCGGCTACCGCGCGTGCCGTGGTCGGCGACGGCGGCAAGTCGTGGTACTTCATCACCGTCGACTACGCATTCGGGCACTCGCTGGAGAAAGACGCCGCCGATATCGTGAAGGCGCTCGGCGGCACGGTGGTGGGCCAGTCGCGGCACCCGCTCAATGCCTCCGACTATGCGTCGTTCCTGTTGCAGGCGCAAAGCTCGAAGGCGCAGGTCGTGGCGTTGGCGAACGGCGGGCAGGACACTGTCAACGTACTCAAGCAGGCGCGTGAATTCGGCATCGTGCAACGAGGGCAGAAACTCGCTGCACTACTGGTGTTTCTGTCGGACGTTCATGCACTCGGCCTGAACACGGCGCAAGGCCTGATGTTCACCGATGGCTTCTACTGGGACTTCGACGACGCCTCGCGCACCTGGTCGGCCCGCTTCCAGAAGAAATACAAGGATCTGAAGCCGACGATGGTGCAGGCCGGCGTGTATTCGAGCGTGTTGCATTACCTGCGCGCGGTCGCGGCGTCGAAGAGTGTGGATGCGAAGGTGGTCGCGCAAAAAATGCGGGAAATGCCGATTCGCGATCCGATCATGCACAACGCGTCGATTCGCCCGGACGGCCGTGTGATCCACGACATGTACCTGTTCCGCGTGAAGTCGCCCGCCGAGTCGAAAGGCCCGTGGGACTACTACACCAAGGTCGCCACCGTGCCCGCGACAGAAGCCTTCCAGCCGTTGTCGAAATCGACCTGCTCGCTCGTGAAGACGAGCACGGCGGCCAAGTGA
- a CDS encoding LysR family transcriptional regulator yields MARTATTRLSGIAGASSPEPRPDWDDLRYFLEVARTQRVSAAAQRLGVDHTTVSRRVRALEQALGTLLFDKSRNAGFALTPEGQQLLVHAEQMETTLQSACEQVAGLGQTLSGHVRIGSTEAFGTYFVTPVLSRFQREYPAIDFDVLPVPRFVSLSKREADLAITIERPQRGPYVCSKLCDYRLLLYATPGYLKQYGNIAKFSDLRGRRFISYVDELSFSNELRYLEDIVPGCHVVLRSTSVIAQYQAALQGEALAILPCFMAAQDPRLVPLLVNDVVVTRSFWIYCHEELRTLKRITVLWDYLRSAAQRNDALLQGNAGQLQLT; encoded by the coding sequence ATGGCTCGCACCGCAACAACACGGCTGTCAGGGATCGCGGGCGCTTCGAGTCCGGAGCCGCGTCCCGACTGGGACGATCTTCGGTACTTTCTGGAGGTCGCGCGAACGCAGCGGGTGAGTGCTGCGGCGCAACGTCTCGGGGTCGATCACACAACGGTCTCGCGGCGCGTACGCGCGCTGGAGCAGGCGCTGGGCACGTTGTTGTTCGACAAATCGCGCAACGCGGGCTTTGCGCTGACGCCCGAGGGTCAGCAGCTCCTCGTACACGCCGAGCAAATGGAAACCACATTGCAATCGGCGTGCGAGCAGGTCGCCGGGCTGGGACAAACGCTCTCGGGCCATGTTCGCATCGGGTCGACCGAAGCGTTCGGCACCTATTTCGTGACGCCCGTACTCTCGCGCTTTCAACGCGAGTACCCCGCCATCGATTTCGACGTGCTGCCGGTGCCGCGCTTCGTGAGCCTCTCGAAGCGCGAGGCGGATCTGGCGATCACCATCGAGCGTCCGCAACGCGGCCCGTACGTGTGCAGCAAGCTATGCGACTACCGCTTGCTGTTGTATGCGACCCCCGGCTATCTCAAGCAATACGGCAACATCGCCAAGTTTTCCGATCTGCGCGGGCGCCGATTCATCAGCTATGTCGACGAACTCAGCTTCAGCAACGAACTGCGCTATCTGGAAGACATCGTGCCCGGGTGCCACGTTGTGCTGCGCAGCACGAGCGTGATCGCACAATATCAGGCAGCGTTGCAGGGCGAAGCGCTGGCGATCCTGCCCTGCTTCATGGCCGCACAAGACCCTCGCCTAGTGCCGTTGCTGGTCAACGACGTGGTCGTCACGCGCAGCTTCTGGATCTACTGCCACGAAGAGTTGCGCACGCTCAAGCGCATTACCGTGCTGTGGGACTATCTGCGCAGCGCCGCGCAACGTAACGACGCCTTGCTGCAAGGCAACGCCGGGCAACTTCAGTTGACCTGA